A genomic segment from Spinacia oleracea cultivar Varoflay chromosome 3, BTI_SOV_V1, whole genome shotgun sequence encodes:
- the LOC110791811 gene encoding protein FAR-RED IMPAIRED RESPONSE 1-like, with translation MPEKVCRDLAPDYDFLQEICKVVWSVEIEPAEFEERWAKVISEFKLENHDWLLQIYDKREMWIPAYFRDLFLCGIMRTTSRSESENNFYTKFANPHLTLVEFYMRFESALDAQRHTQGENDNSSKHKHPECKTCSAIEKFASEVYTTTVFYEFQDEVESALFSCGLDGFKKEFGLEVYTIGEGCRVRKFDVLFNVETFDTSCLCKSFERQGIPCMHMVWVWKAKHIHKIPEAYVLNRWSIMVCKKPIFDLEGNELEQCVQAVDRKRLLNDLWCEIHSCVILAQGNELTLSALVDNLRSLRLDLESQSSIVDGSSGGVSSKAQDIELLIGASVPTEILIKPPKVSKNKGTGVHVQGSGSDKRLKSDKEKAVEQSQKKKRLCKGCKKMGYHDIRNCPEKEK, from the coding sequence ATGCCTGAGAAAGTGTGCCGTGATCTTGCACCAGATTATGACTTTCTACAAGAGATTTGCAAAGTTGTTTGGAGTGTAGAGATTGAACCGGCTGAGTTTGAAGAGAGGTGGGCTAAGGTTATTAGtgaatttaagttggaaaaccATGACTGGTTGTTGCAGATTTATGATAAGCGTGAAATGTGGATTCCGGCTTATTTTAGGGATTTATTCTTGTGTGGTATTATGAGAACCACATCTAGGTCAGAGAGTGAGAATAACTTTTATACTAAGTTCGCTAATCCACATCTTACCCTTGTTGAGTTTTATATGAGATTCGAAAGTGCATTAGATGCTCAACGCCATACTCAAGGTGAAAATGATAATTCTTCTAAACATAAACATCCTGAGTGTAAGACATGTTCTGCCATAGAGAAATTTGCTTCTGAAGTGTACACGACAACTGTTTTTTATGAGTTTCAAGACGAGGTGGAATCAGCTCTTTTCTCTTGTGGTCTTGATGGTTTTAAGAAAGAATTTGGATTGGAAGTTTATACTATTGGAGAAGGTTGTCGTGTCCGCAAGTTTGATGTTCTTTTTAATGTTGAAACATTTGATACTAGTTGTTTATGCAAGTCATTTGAAAGGCAAGGGATTCCTTGTATGCATATGGTTTGGGTTTGGAAGGCAAAACATATTCACAAAATTCCTGAGGCTTATGTGCTTAATCGATGGAGTATAATGGTATGTAAGAAGCCGATTTTTGATTTAGAAGGGAATGAGTTGGAGCAATGTGTTCAAGCTGTAGATAGGAAGAGATTGTTGAATGATTTGTGGTGTGAAATTCACTCGTGTGTGATTTTGGCCCAAGGGAATGAATTGACACTTAGTGCTCTTGTGGACAATCTTCGATCATTGAGGTTAGATTTGGAATCCCAAAGTAGTATTGTTGATGGATCGAGTGGTGGTGTTTCTAGCAAAGCTCAAGATATTGAATTGCTTATTGGAGCTAGCGTGCCTACTGAAATTTTGATCAAACCGCCTAAAGTTTCAAAGAACAAAGGGACCGGGGTTCATGTTCAAGGTAGTGGAAGTGATAAACGGTTGAAGAGTGATAAAGAAAAAGCTGTTGAGCAAAGTCAGAAGAAGAAGAGGTTGTGTAAAGGATGTAAGAAGATGGGTTACCATGATATTCGTAATTGTCCCGAAAAAGAGAAGTAA